Below is a genomic region from Mycolicibacter hiberniae.
GGTGCGGGCACGGGTGTCCAGCTCTAAACCGTTGGTCAGCCGCCAGATCGCCGCCTGGGTGGCCGCTATCGCCTCGTGCTCGGCGATGTTCCCGCGGCCCAGATACCCGGCCTCCCGCAACCGCCGGCTCACCTCGACGGTGTTCAGCCGCGGCACGGAGTTGCGCAGGATCCAGTCGACCTGAACCTCGCGGGCGTCCCGTTCGGCGGCCCCCAGGTGGGGAACAGCCGACCAGGTGTCGATCCGGTAGGCCGAGGGGCGGGTCGGCGCAATACCGTGAAAGTCCAGCGAATACGCCGCGATACCGGGGTTGAGCCGAATCAGATCGGTGCGCGCGCTCGTGCCGTCGGTGAACACGATGCGGTCCACGGTGTGCGAATAGGTGCCGCCGTGGTAGCGGGTCATCCGGTCGATATCGACCGCCGGTCGCGGATGGACCCTGCGGCGCACAGTCACCGCGGGCTGGGTATCGGGCAGCGGAAGAACGGAGGCAGAAACGGTCATGCCGAGTCGACTTTCTGGTCTGATGCGCGCACGGCAGCACCTGACCGGAAACCGGGGACGGGCTGCGACGCTAAGGAATCAGGGCGTCAGAGAATCAACGACAACAACACGCGGCAAGGCGGCACGAAACGTGCGGCTGCGGCTGCGTGATGTTCGACATACACATACCCTACGACATGTACCGCAGCGGCGCGAGTTGCCATGATTTCAATTCGCCATGAGCGCAACTGGTGGGCAAAACCGACCGATGGTCCATGATTGGCGCCGTTACTCATCAGGAGGAAATCAATGACGTCCGCGCAGAACGAATCTCAGGCCCTGGGGGACCTTGCCGCACGGCAACTGGCCAATGCGACCAAGACTGTCCCGCAGCTGGCCACCATCACGCCGCGCTGGCTGTTGCACCTGCTGAACTGGGTTCCGGTGGAAGCCGGCATCTACCGGGTCAACCGAGTGGTCAACCCCGGTCAGGTGGCCATTCATGCCGAGCAGGGGGCGGGCTCTGCAGAACCGCTGCCGCAGACTTTCGTGGACTACGAGACCAGCCCGCGCGAATACACGCTGCGGTCCATCTCGACGATTCTCGATGTGCACACCCGGGTCTCCGACCTGTACTCCAGCCCGCACGACCAGGTCGCGCAGCAGCTGCGGCTCACCATCGAGACCATCAAGGAACGCCAGGAGTTCGAACTGGTCAACAACCCGGAGTACGGCCTGCTGGCCCAGGTGACCCCGGAGCAGACCATCTCGACCATCACCGGGCCGCCCACTCCCGACGACCTGGACTCGCTGATCACCAAGGTGTGGAAGACGCCCGGGTTCTTCCTGACCCACCCGCTGGGCGTGGCCGCCTTCGGCCGCGAGGCCACCCGCCGCGGCGTGCCCCCGGTGGTGGTGAACCTGTTCGGCGCGCAGTTCATCACCTGGCGCGGCATCCCGATCGTGCCCAGCGACAAGGTTCCGGTGGAAGACTCCAAGACCAAGATCCTGCTGGTGCGAACCGGCGAGGAGCGCCAGGGCGTCGTCGGGTTGTTCCAGCCCGGCCTGGTCGGCGAGCAGGCCCCGGGTCTGTCGGTCCGGTTCACCGGGATCAACCGGTCGGCGATCGCGTCCTATCTGGTCACGCTGTACAACTCGCTGGCCGTGCTCACCGACGATGCGCTCGCTGTGCTCGACGACGTCTCGGTGGACCGTTTCCATGAGTACGAGTGACCCCGGGCCGGTAGCTGCCGGGGGAAACCCGCCGATCAGCGCGGCCGAGCTGGAGATCTTGGCCAATCAGCTCTACGCCCTCGGCGCTCAGCCCGGTCCGGACTCACCCCCGCAGACCACCGCGGTGGCACCGCGGGGCGGGGCGGGCGATCCGAGCGGACTGCTGCCGGCCGGCGTGGGCGACCTCGCGGCGTTCGCGGTGCCGTCCGGCATCGTGCCGACCGTGCCGGGGGTCCTGTCCGGTTATCCGGCCGCCGGCCCGGCCGTCCCGGTCGCTCCGCGCGGATCGGCCCCGGACTGGCCGGCCGGCAGTTCGGCGGTTCCCCACCTGGAGCTGCCCGCGGCTCCGGCGCCGGCAACCGGCGGCGACGAGGCGAACTACTACTTCTTGTCGCGCCCGGCGCCGGCCACCCAGCCGGTTCCGGTGACGCCGGACACCCATGAGGTTTTCGACGTCAACGCGGTGCGGGCCGACTTCCCGATTCTGCGTGAGACCGTCAACGGCAAACCGCTGATCTGGTTCGACAACGCCGCCACCACGCAGAAGCCGCAGGCCGTGATCGACCGGCTGGCGTACTTCTACGCCCACGAGAACTCCAACATCCACCGGGCCGCGCACGAGCTTGCGGCCCGCGCCACCGATGCCTACGAGGATGCCCGCGACACCGTCCGGCGGTTTGTGGGTGCGCCCCGCAGCGAAGACATCGTGTTCGTGCGGGGCACCACCGAAGCGATCAACCTGGTCGCTTACGCATGGGGCGGCAAGCATCTGCGCCCCGGTGACGAGATCGTCATCACGCACCTGGAGCATCACGCGAATATCGTTCCGTGGCAGATGATCTCGAAACAGACCGGCGCGATTCTGCGGGTGGCCCCGGTGGATGACGCGGGCAACCTACTGTTGGGCGGGTTCGAGGATCTGCTGGGTCCGCGGACCAAACTGGTTGCCGCCACGCACGTCTCCAACGCGTTGGGGACCGTCACCCCGGTGCACGAGATCGTCGAACTCGGGCACCGCTACGGCGCCCGGGTGCTGATCGACGGGGCGCAGTCGATCCCCCACATCCCGATCGACGTACAGTCGTTGGGAGCGGACTTCTTCGCGTTTTCCGGGCACAAGATCTTCGGCCCCACCGGGATCGGTGTGCTGTACGGGACCGAAGAGGCCCTGGCAGAGACGCCGCCATGGCAGGGTGGAGGCAACATGATCGCCGACGTCACCGTTGAGCGTTCGCTGTACCAGCAACCGCCCAACAAATTCGAGGCGGGCACCGGCAATATCGCCGACGCCGTCGGCCTCGGTGCGGCGCTGCGCTATGTGGAGCGGGTGGGGGTCGAACGTATCGCCGCCTACGAACACGCGCTGCTGGAGTACGCCACGCCGCGGTTGGCCGCTATACCGGGCGTGCGGATCGTCGGGACCGCCGACGAGAAGGCCAGCGTGTTGTCGTTCGTGTTGGCCGGCCACGACCCGGCCGACGTCGGCAAGGCCCTCAACGCCGAGGGCATCGCGGTGCGCGCCGGGCACCACTGCGCGCAACCCATCCTGCGCCATTACGGGCTGGAGGCCACCGTGCGTCCGTCGTTCGCGTTCTACAACACCTTCGAAGAGATCGACGTGTTCATCAGGGCCGTCCGGCGCATCGCCGAGGGGAGCGCGTAGCACCGATGGCGGTTTCGGCGAGAAAGGGCAATTGATGGGCAGGATCTATGACAACGTCACCGAGCTGGTCGGCCACACGCCACTCGTGCGGCTCAATCGGCTGACCGAGGGTTTGGGCGCCCAGGTGGCGGCCAAACTCGAGTTCTACAACCCCGCCAACAGCGTCAAGGACCGCATCGGCGTCGCGATCATCGACGCCGCGGAGAAATCCGGCCAGCTTCGCCCCGGCGGCACCATCGTCGAGGCCACCAGTGGCAACACCGGTATCGCCCTGGCGATGGTCGGTGCCGCGCGCGGCTACAAGGTGATCCTGACCATGCCGGACACCATGTCGACCGAACGGCGGGTGATGCTGCGGGCCTACGGCGCCGAGATCGTCCTGACGCCCGGCTCCGAGGGGATGGCCGGCGCGGTGGCCAAGGCCAAGCAGATCGTCGCCGACACGCACAACGCCTTGTCCGCGAATCAGTTCGCCAACCCGGCCAACCCGGCCATCCACGAACGCACCACCGCAGAAGAGGTGTGGAAGGACACCGACGGCGCGGTGGACATCTTCGTCGCCGGTATCGGTACCGGCGGCACGCTTACCGGCGTCTCGCACGTCCTCAAGTCACGCAAGCCGGAAGTCCAGATCGTCGGGGTGGAACCCAAGGACTCGGCGATCCTGAACGGCGCCGACCCCGGTCCGCACAAGATCCAGGGTCTGGGACCCAATTTCATCCCCGAGGTGCTCGACCGCAATGCCTACGACGAGATCATCGACGCGCAGTTCGACGACGCCATCCGGGTGGCTCGCGCACTAGGCACCCAGGAGGGCATTCTCGGCGGCATTTCGGCCGGCGCCAATGTGTGGGCTGCCCTGGAGCTGGCCAAACGCCCCGAGAACGCGGGGAAGCTGATCGTGGTGGTGATCCCCGACTTCGGTGAGCGCTACATCTCGACGCCACTGTTCGAACACATTAGGGAATGATCACGCCCATGACAGGCGTGTGGAAGACGTTGCGCGAGGACCTGCGCAACGCGCGAGACCATGACCCGGCCGCGCGCGGGGACGTCGAGAACGCCCTGGTCTATTCCGGCCTGCACGCGATCTGGTCGCATCGGCTCGCGCACCGACTGTGGGCCAGACCGGCACTGCGCGGGGTGGCTCGCGTGCTGGCACAGGCCACCCGGTTCGCCACCGGCATCGAGATCCACCCGGGTGCGACCATCGGCCGGCGCTTCTTCATCGACCATGGCATGGGCGTGGTGATCGGCGAGACCACCCAGATCGGCGATGACGTCATGGTCTACCACGGGGTGACCCTCGGCGGGCGCTCGCTGAGCCACGGCAAGCGCCACCCGACCATCGGCAACGGCGTCACCGTGGGCGCCGGAGCCAAGGTGCTGGGCCCGATCACCATCGGGGACGGCAGCGCCATCGGGGCCAATGCGGTGGTCACCCAGGACGTCCCGGCGGACTGCATCGCCACGGGCATTCCGGCTTCGGTGCGGCACCGCACCGAGAAGCAGCGGGAGCCGCTGGTCGACCCGACGAGCTACATCGACCCGGCGATGTATATCTAAGACCCGGCACCTGCGCCGGGTATGGGCTCCGCGGCGATCACATAGTCGCGACCGTGCCGCAGGCCGCCCTCGCGCTCGTGCAGAGCCAGCGCTCGCTGCTGCAGATCGTCGACGTAGCGCAGCATCGAGGCGGCCAGCTCCGGCGAGCCGAACCGTTCGGCCCGCCGCCGGCACATGTCGAGCTGGCCGTGGACGTGCCGGGGGCCGTAACGGATGGGGAAACGGCGGAACTGCACCGTGCGCAGGCCCGCCAGAGCCAGCTGCCGCAGCACCCACTCCAGCGGATACTCCCGGTAGGGCCGTTCGCCGGCCAGCAGCAGGCACGCGTCGCGAACGCGGCCGATCTCCCAGATGATCCGGCCGCTTTCGGTGTTCGGCGGGTACTGCACGTAGGGCTCCAGGCCGGTGACGTAGAGCCGGCCGCCGTCGGCGACCAGGGGCCGCAGCCGCTGGAAGACGTGGTCCTGCCAGTAGGGCGCGAAGCCCTCGATGGCGCCGACGAGGTAGTCGGCCAGCACCGTGTCGAACGTCTCGCCGGCGAGCAGGCCGCCATCGATCCAGTTGCCCACCAGTATCCGATCCTGCGGCCGGACGCTGTCCCCGAGTGCGGCGCGGCTGGCGTCGGCCATCCCGGAAGCGGCGGTGATCGCGGTCCAGCTTTCGGTCGGCAGCGTCTGGATCCATTGCAGGGACTTCACGCCGGCACCGGAATCGAGCATGCTGCCCCAGGGGCGGTCGCCATGCAGTGTCTCGATGTAGCGAAACAGTGCGGACACTGCGGGTGCGGGGTTGGCGGACAACGGAATTGCTCACCTTCCGCGGCGTCGCGCGCACGTGCAACGCCGGTTGGTCCCGCCTGGGTGTGTGCGCGTGACTGAGCCTAGCGTCGCCACCCGGCTAATGAAAATCATTGTCATCAAAAGCGCGCCGTGTCATCCAGCTGACCAAAGCGGGTGAGGCGCCCGGGGCACGGTGCCTACTGGACCTGCCATTGTGGAGCCACCTAGGAGAATCGAACTCCTGACCTATTCATTACGAGTGAATTGCTCTACCGACTGAGCTAAGGTGGCGCGCCCGGCCTGAACCGGGCCGGGTCAGTCTACAGGTCGTCTCGCAGTGCTTGTCCGACGGTGGCCACCATGGCGCCCACAGCGAAGCGGGGCTTGACGTTGGCCGCAAGCGCCTCGCGGCATTCGAGCACTGCCTCGATGCAGCGCAACAACCGGTCCGGCGGTGCGTGAGCCGCGATCGCGGCGGCCGCGTCGGTCATGTCCGGGTGGCTGGGCCGGGCCACGCCGGCCGGGGCCATGGCGACCAGCAGGGCGTCGCGGAAATAGGTGGCCAGGTCGATCAGCGCGCGGTCCAGCGCATCCCGCGAAGCCCGCTTGTGGCGGGAATTCTGCCGGCGCTCCAGGTCCTTGATCAGTCCGGCGGTGCCACGCAGGGTTCCAGCGGTGCCCTTGCCGGTGCCACCAGCCCCCAACGCAGTGCGCAGCTCATCGGTCTCGGCCTCCGAGCGTTCGGCGGTCAGGTCCCGGGCCTCGGATTCCGCCGCGGCCACCAGGTCATCGACCGCGGCGAAGGCCCGCGACGGAGTCGCGGCGTCCCGTGCCAGCGAAAGCGCCCGCTGCCGGCGCTGCCGGGCTTCGGAATCGGTGGCCAGCCGCCGAGCCCGCCCCACATGGCCGCCGCTGACCGCCGCCGCCCACTCCGCGGTCGCCGAGTCCAGGCCGTCGACCTCCATCAGCACCTGAGCGACCGCCGCCAGCGGTGGGGTCACCAACGCGACATGACGGCACCGGGACCGCAACGTGATCGCGATGTCCTCAGGATCCACCGAGGGCGCGCACAACAGGAACACCGTCGAAGGCGGCGGCTCCTCGACCACCTTGAGCAGGGCGTTGGCCGCGCCCTCGGTGAGCCGGTCGGCGTCCTCGATCACCACGATCTGCCAGCGCCCGGTCCCGGGCCGCCGCGAGGCGGCCTGCACGATGGCCCGCATCTCGTCGACACCGATGGACAGCCCCTCCGGCACGACACGCCGGACGTCGGCGTGGGTGCCGGCCATCGTCGTGGTGCAGGCCCGGCACCGGCCGCAACCGGGGCCGCCCTGCTCCTCCTCGGCGGTGCATTGCAGCGCCGAGGCGAAACACACCGCCGCGATGGACCGGCCCGAGCCGGGCGGGCCGGTGATCAGCCACGCGTGCGACATACCGCCCGCGGACATCGCCCCGGGCGCCCCGGGCTGCCGGGATGCCCGCACGGCTGACAGCAGTTCGGCCTCCACCGTCTGCTGACCCACCAAGCGGGTGAAAACTCCGGACATCACGGTCACAGTAGTGCCTGAACCGGACATGCCAACGCCATCAGCCTCGGTCATTCCTCGTCTCGCCCGATACGGTGTGCTGGTGAGCACCACGACCCTGGTCGGGCGGATCGAGCGATTCGTCCGCTGGGTTGTGCGCACACCCTGGCCCGTTTTCACGCTGAGCATGCTGCAGGCCGACATCATCGGCGCACTGTTCGTGTTCGGCTTCCTGCGGTTCGGCCTGCCCGACGAGGACCGGATCAACCTGCAGGACCTGCCGCGGCTGAATCTGGTGCTCTTCGGCGTCGTGCTGTTGTTCCTGTTCGGGCTCGGCTTTTCGATCAGCACCGCGTTGCTGATGCCGGTGTTCCGCTGGCAGCGCCGGGAGGCGCTGCTGGCCGATCTGGACACCCATGGCGACTCCGATCCCGCGGACACCGAACTGGCGCGATCCCGGGCGCTGCGGATGCCGTTCTACCGGTCCTTGATCAGCATCGGCTACTGGGCGGTGGGCGGGGTGGTGTTCGTCGCCATCAGCTGGCCGGTGGTGCACCACGTCGTGCCCGTGGTGGTCACCGCCACGGCCCTGGGGGCAGCGGCCACCGCGATCATCGGCTACCTGCAGTCCGAGCGGGTGCTGCGGCCGGTGGCCGTCGCCGCCCTGCGCGACGGCACCCCGGAGAACCTGCGGGCACCCGGTGTCATCCTCCGCCAGCTGCTGACCTGGCTGCTGTCCACGGGCGTGCCGGTGCTGGCGATCGTGCTGTCGGTGTTGGCCGGCAAGGCATCCCTGCTCAACGCCTCACCGGACAAGTTGTTCACCCCGATCCTGCTGATGGCACTGGCCGCCCTAGTCATCGGGCTGGCCGGCACCGTCCTGGTGTCCATGTCGATCGCCGACCCGCTGCGACAGTTGCGGTGGGCGCTGGGCGAGGTGCAGCGCGGCAACTACAACGCGCACATGCAGATCTATGACGCCAGCGAGCTGGGCCTGCTGCAGGCCGGTTTCAACGACATGGTGCGCGACCTCGCCGAGCGGCAGCGGCTGCGCGACCTGTTCGGGCGCTATGTGGGCGAGGATGTGGCCCGGCGTGCCCTGGAGCGCGGCACCGAATTGGGCGGCCAGGAACGCGACGTGGCGGTGCTGTTCATCGACCTGGTGGGTTCCACGCAGCTGGCCGCCACCCGGCCGCCCAGCGAGGTCGTCAACCTGCTCAACGAGTTCTTCCGGGTGGTGGTCGAAGCGGTGGGGCGCCATGGCGGTTTCGTCAACAAGTTCCAGGGTGATGCCGCACTGGCCATCTTCGGTGCGCCCATCGAGCACCCGGACGCCTCCAGTGCCGCCCTGGCGGCGGCCCGCGAGCTGCACGACGGCCTGCTGCCGGTGCTCGGTTCCGAGGAGTTCGGCATCGGGGTGTCGGCCGGGCGGGCGATCGCCGGGCACATCGGCGCCCGGGCCCGTTTCGAGTACACCGTGATCGGCGACCCGGTCAACGAGGCCGCCCGGCTGACCGAACTGGCGAAGTTGGACGACGGCCACGTGCTGGCGTCGGCGGTCGCGGTCAGCGGCGCGGTGGACGCCGAGGCGTTGTGCTGGGAGGTCGGCGAGATCGTCGAACTGCGCGGACGCACCGTACCGACGCAGCTGGCACGGCCGTTGAACCTGGCAACGCTGGAAACCATCCCGGCCGAAGACGCCGAGGCCTCGGCAGCCGCCGACTGAATCAGCGCTTGGCGGCCTTCTTGGCGGTTGCCTTCTTCGCGGGCGCCTTTTTCGCAGGCGCCTTGCGGACGGCCTTCTTCGCAGCCTTCTTGACCGGGCCCCGCGCCCGCCGATCGGCGAGCAGCTCGGCGGCACGCCCATCGGTGATCGAAGCCACCTCATCGCCCTTGCGCAGGCTGGCGTTGGTCTCGCCGTCGGTCACGTACGGACCGAACCGGCCGTCCTTGATCACCATCGGCTTGCCGCTCGCGGGGTCGGCACCGAGCTCGCGCAGCGGCGGAGCCGCCGCGGACTGGCGCCCCCTGCGTTTGGGCTCGGCGTAGATCTTCAGCGCCTCCTCCAGGGAGATGTCGAAGATCTGCTCCTCGCTCGCCAGCGACCGGGAATCGGTGCCGCGCTTGAGGTACGGCCCATAGCGACCGTTCTGTGCGGTGATCTCGTCGCCGGACTCGGGATCGACGCCCACCACCCGCGGCAACGAGAGCAGCTTCAGCGCATCCTCGAGCGTCACGGTGTCCAGACTCATGCTGCGCAGCAGCGAGCCGGTGCGCGGCTTCGGACCGGTCGGCTTCTTCCCCTTCTTGGCCGTCGCGCCGGACTCGTCGTCCGGGGGCGGCGGCAGAACTTCGGTGACGTAGGGGCCGTAGCGGCCGTCCTTGGCGACGATCTCGTGACCGCTGTCGGGGTCGATGCCCAGCGATCGGCCCTCTTGCGGGGTGGCGAAGCGTTCTTCGGCCAGCGCCAGGGTCAGTTCGTCGGGCGGCAGGGAGTCGTCCAGGTTGGCCCGCTGCGGGGTCGGCTCGCCGTCGTCGCCGGTGACCATGCGCTCCAGGTAGGGGCCGTTCTTGCCCACCCGCACATAGATCGGCCTGCCCTGCGCGTCGTCGAACAGCCGGATCGAGTTGATCTCACGGGCGTCGATGCCCTCCAGGTTCACCCCGACCAGCTTCTTGAGTCCCCCGGCCCGGGCGATGGAGTCCTCGACCCCGTAGTCGCCACCGAAGTAGAAGTTGTGCAGCCAGTCGACACGGCGCTGACGCCCCGCGGCGATCCCGTCGAGTTCGTCTTCCATCGCCGCGGTGAAGTCGTAGTCGACAAGCCGGCCGAAATGCTGTTCGAGCAGCCCGATGACGGCGAACGCCACCCAGGTCGGGACCAGCGCGCTGCCCTTCTTGTAGACGTAGCCGCGGTCTTGGATGGTCTTGATGATCGAGGAGTAGGTCGACGGCCGGCCGATGCCCAACTCCTCGAGCGACTTGACCAGCGACGCCTCGGTGTAGCGCGCCGGCGGGTTGGTGGCGTGGCCATCCGGGGTGGCCTCGGCGGCGTCCACCCGCTGCCCCTGGGTCAACTGCGGCAGCCGCCGCTCCGCGTCGTCGGCTTCACCGCCGGCCAACTCGTCGACGGTCTCCACGTAGGCCTTGAGGAAGCCCGGGAAGGTGATGGTCCGGCCGCTGGCGGCGAACGTCACCTGCTTGTCGCGCGATTGGCCGCCGATCCGCAGGCTCAGCGTCGTGCCGCGGGCGTCGGCCATCTGCGAGGCGACGGTGCGCTGCCAGATCAGCTCGTAGAGCCGGAACTCGTCGCTGCCCAGTTCGTTGCGCACCGCGTCGGGGGTGGCGAACGTCTCGCCGGCCGGCCGGATCGCCTCGTGGGCTTCCTGGGCGTTCTTGACCTTGCGGGTGTACTGCCGCGGCGACGGCGAGACGTACTCCTCGCCGTAGAGCTGACGGGCCTGGGTGCGCGCGGCGTCGATTGCCGACTGCGACAGCGTGGTCGAGTCGGTACGCATATAGGTGATGTAGCCGTTCTCGTAGAGCCGCTGGGCGATGCTCATCGTCCGTTCGGCGGAGAACCGCATTTTGCGGCCGGCTTCCTGCTGCAACGTCGAGGTCATGAAGGGTGCGTAGGGCCGCCGGGTGTAGGGCTTTTCCTCCACCGACGTCACCGACAGGGATGCACCGGCCAGCCCGGCCGCCAGTGCGGTGGCCGCCGCTTCGTCGAGCACCCGCACCTCGGTGGGCTTGCGCAGTGCCCCCAGCGAGTCGAAATCACGACCGCTGGCCACCCGGAGGTCGTCCACGGCGACCAGTCGGGCGGTGAAGATGGGCGGCGAGGCAGTGGGGTCGGAGACGCTGGCGTCCAGTTGAGCCACCACGTCCCAGTAGGAGGCGCTGCGGAACGCCATCCGCTCGCGTTCGCGCTGCACGATGATGCGGGTGGCCACCGACTGGACCCGGCCGGCCGACAGCTTCGGCGCGACCTTCTTCCACAGCACGGGGCTGACCTCGTAGCCGTACAGCCGGTCCAGCACGCGCCGGGTCTCCTGGGCGTCCACCAGGTCGATGTCCAGGTCGCGCGGGTTCTCCGCGGCGTTGCGGATCGCCGGCTCGGTGATCTCGTGGAACACCATCCGTTTGACCGGAATGCGCGGTTTGAGCGTCTCCAGCAGGTGCCAGGCGATCGCCTCGCCCTCCCGGTCACCATCGGTGGCCAGGTAGAGCTCGTCGACGTCCTTGAGCAGACCCTTGAGCTCGGTGACGGTGCTCTTCTTATCGGGGCTCACGATGTAGAGCGGTTCGAAGTCGGCGTCGACATTGACACCCAGGCGCGCCCAGGGTTCGGTCTTGTACTTCGCCGGCACATCGGCGGCATTGCGCGGCAGGTCCCGAATGTGCCCCCGCGAGGACTCGACTACATAGTTACTGCCCAGGTAGCCCGCAATTTTCCGTGCCTTGGTGGGCGACTCGACAATGACGAGCCGCCGCACGGGTGAACTTGTGCCGCCGTTGCGGCCGGGGTCAGCCAACTGCGCTTACACTCCACTTCTGTCCGCACCGCCACGTCACGCCGCCGGTGGCGGACAACTGACAATCTCGCACTCACTCCCGTGCCGATGCAAACTGGCGCTGCGCAGTGCATTCTCTCAAAACCCGTCCGCGTGGCCCGGGATGACGGCTCCGACACGCGGCCACTGACTCAATGCGTCGGGGTCTGGGGGCGATTCCCCGACGTTTTCGACCAGTCGCATCAACCGGCGCCGGCCGGTGATCCGCAACGCCGGGCGGCCCCCACGGCTGCCGATCAGCGTGGGCGCGATCCCAGCCCGCATCAGGGCCGAGGCCAACGGCGCGAAGGTGTCCGGCGCGTGCGGGTCGAGCCCGAGCAGGTACCGGTCGCCTTCCGCGGTTCCCGCCGCCAGCGTCCACGCCCGCAATTCACGCGGACCCGGCAGCCATTGCGGCGGAACGGTCTTGACCGCCCCGCGGGTCCACGCCGAAGCCAAAGCACGCAACCTCGGGTCGACCGCGGTCCGCACCAGCGGGGTGTCTTCGTCGGTGCGGGTGACTTCGGGCCGTAGACCGGCCTCCTCGATCAACTCGGCCAGGGCCGCCGCTCGCCATTGAGCTTCGACCACAACCGAGACCCGCGCGCCGTCCCCCGACACGACGATCTGCCCCGGACCAGCCAGCACCCCGGTGAGGTCGGCGACGCTGGGCGGCACCGACTCGGCCGAGAAGAAGGAAAGCTGGCTCACGTCACCGACAGTAAGCCGGTCG
It encodes:
- the topA gene encoding type I DNA topoisomerase, whose product is MADPGRNGGTSSPVRRLVIVESPTKARKIAGYLGSNYVVESSRGHIRDLPRNAADVPAKYKTEPWARLGVNVDADFEPLYIVSPDKKSTVTELKGLLKDVDELYLATDGDREGEAIAWHLLETLKPRIPVKRMVFHEITEPAIRNAAENPRDLDIDLVDAQETRRVLDRLYGYEVSPVLWKKVAPKLSAGRVQSVATRIIVQRERERMAFRSASYWDVVAQLDASVSDPTASPPIFTARLVAVDDLRVASGRDFDSLGALRKPTEVRVLDEAAATALAAGLAGASLSVTSVEEKPYTRRPYAPFMTSTLQQEAGRKMRFSAERTMSIAQRLYENGYITYMRTDSTTLSQSAIDAARTQARQLYGEEYVSPSPRQYTRKVKNAQEAHEAIRPAGETFATPDAVRNELGSDEFRLYELIWQRTVASQMADARGTTLSLRIGGQSRDKQVTFAASGRTITFPGFLKAYVETVDELAGGEADDAERRLPQLTQGQRVDAAEATPDGHATNPPARYTEASLVKSLEELGIGRPSTYSSIIKTIQDRGYVYKKGSALVPTWVAFAVIGLLEQHFGRLVDYDFTAAMEDELDGIAAGRQRRVDWLHNFYFGGDYGVEDSIARAGGLKKLVGVNLEGIDAREINSIRLFDDAQGRPIYVRVGKNGPYLERMVTGDDGEPTPQRANLDDSLPPDELTLALAEERFATPQEGRSLGIDPDSGHEIVAKDGRYGPYVTEVLPPPPDDESGATAKKGKKPTGPKPRTGSLLRSMSLDTVTLEDALKLLSLPRVVGVDPESGDEITAQNGRYGPYLKRGTDSRSLASEEQIFDISLEEALKIYAEPKRRGRQSAAAPPLRELGADPASGKPMVIKDGRFGPYVTDGETNASLRKGDEVASITDGRAAELLADRRARGPVKKAAKKAVRKAPAKKAPAKKATAKKAAKR